One genomic region from Cardiocondyla obscurior isolate alpha-2009 linkage group LG01, Cobs3.1, whole genome shotgun sequence encodes:
- the LOC139106666 gene encoding aldo-keto reductase 1B-like yields MVLNVPKVKFYNGYEVPIFGLGTWKSKPGEVTQAVKDAIDIGYRHIDCAHIYGNEKEVGAAIDAKIKKGVVKREDLFITSKLWNTFHSPHLVEPAVKKTLANLGLDYLDLYLIHWPFGYKEDGELFPTNPDGSVALSDVDYLDTWKAMESVLSKGFTKNIGVSNFNSEQITRILENATVKPVTNQVECHPYLNQKELSDFCKKKDILITAYSPLGSPDRPWAKPDDPTLLEDKKLIELAKKYNKTPAQVVIRYQVERGHIVIPKSVTKSRIAQNIDVFDFKLKPEDIAYIDTFDRNERVCALQNASASPYYPFNIPF; encoded by the exons atggtctTGAACGTACCGAAAGTGAAGTTCTACAACGGCTACGAAGTGCCGATCTTCGGTTTGGGCACGTGGAAG tctaAGCCAGGAGAAGTTACGCAAGCCGTAAAAGATGCTATTGACATTGGCTACAGACATATCGATTGCGCTCATATCTATGGTAATGAGAAGGAAGTTGGTGCCGCTAtcgatgcaaaaataaaaaaaggtgtCGTTAAGAGAGAAGATCTGTTCATCACCAGCAAGTTGTGGAATACTTTCCATAGTCCCCACTTGGTTGAGCCAGCCGTTAAAAAAACCTTGGCTAATCTTGGACTCGATTATTTGGATCTGTATTTAATTCACTGGCCGTTTGGATACAAAGAAGACGGGGAACTTTTTCCTACAAATCCTGACGGCAGTGTCGCTTTAAGCGACGTGGATTACCTCGATACTTGGAAGGCAATGGAAAGTGTACTGTCCAAGGGTTTCACGAAAAATATCGGAGTCAGCAACTTTAATTCTGAGCAGATTACTAGAATACTCGAAAATGCAACAGTTAAACCTGTTACAAATCAg gTTGAATGTCATCCATATCTAAATCAGAAAGAGTTATCAGACTTTTGCAAGAAGAAGGACATCCTTATTACAGCATATAGTCCACTTGGATCACCAGACAGACCGTGGGCTAAACCGGATGATCCAACGTTGTTGGAagacaagaaattaattgagcttgcaaaaaaatataataagacaCCTGCACAAGTAGTTATTCGTTATCAA GTGGAACGTGGGCATATAGTGATTCCCAAATCAGTTACTAAATCACGAATCGCTCAAAACATAGATgtatttgattttaaattgaaaccTGAAGACATCGCATACATCGACACATTTGATCGCAATGAGAGAGTTTGTGCTCTTCAAaa tgcGAGTGCCAGCCCATATTATCCATTTAATATTCCATTTTAA